The stretch of DNA GTCAGATATAATTTTATGACGTTTTCGTTGGTATCTCTGTTTTAGAATGCACTAGTGGGCAAATTAAAAATACGATCTAAATTGATTATGAAGCTATGAGATATCCTGCAGTAGCTGGATCTTTTTACCCCAAAAATATAGATGATTTAAAAAGTGAAATTGAAAATTCATTTAAATCTAAGTTTGGACCCGGTTACATTCCAGCGCTGGATCCAAAGGGTCCAAGGGCTATCAAAGCTGCAGTAAATCCTCATGCAGGATATTTTTATTCGGGGCCTGTTGCAGCACACACATTCGCCGCTATGGCTAAAGACGGATTTCCGGAAACCTTTGTAATACTGGGACCAAACCATCATGCCTTAGGACCGCTGGTAGCTACTACAGACCAGGATTTCCTGATGCCAATGGGAAAAGTAGAGGTGGATACTGAAATTCTTGACAGGATCGGTTCGGCAGTTCCTAAAAGTCATGACGCTCACAGACTCGAACATTCAATAGAGGTTCAGCTGCCGTTTATTCAGTACTTTTGCCCGGAAGCTAAGATTGTACCAATTGTGATGATTGACCAGACATACGAAACAGCAATAAATCTGGCTGAAATCCTGTCAGACGCATGCAGAGGAAAAGACGTTGTATTCTTAGCAAGTTCTGACTTTTCTCACTATGTTCCTCCAGATGTAGCTGAAGCTCAGGATAGAAAAGTAATCGACCGCATCCTCAGCATGAACGTTCCTGAAGTTATTGACACTGTTCAGAGATACAAAATAACAATGTGCGGCTACGGGCCGGTAATGACTGCCATGCTGGCTTCAGGATCTCAGAGCGCAGGTCTGCTGGCATACGGTACGTCCGGAGATGCCTGTGAAATGAAAGATGTTGTAGGATATGCTTCAATCATTATGACCTGAGGCTGGAGATATCTTACGCTGGATGTGAAATTAATCTTTGAAAATCAAAATGAACTTTCTCGAATGCTTTTAGTTTTTCTAAGGTCCGGCGCCTTGTGATAAGCGCCGGCCTTGTTTTAAATGCTGTTTTCAAACAGACTCTGGTTCAAATGCGTTTCATCTTTCCGATTGTCGGTTCGTATACCAGACCTTTGTCAAGCAGGGAAGTGGTAATCTCTTCCAGCTCTGATTCTCCAATGTTGGACTTGGCGGCTTCTCTGGCAAGTTCTGTCAGCGGAGCACCTTTTTTAGTTGTGTCCAGTGAATCAATAAGCTTGAGGATCAGCTCTTCTTTCTGATCATCGTCTAACTGCGCAGGCGGGATCTGCTGTTCTTCTTCCTTGCTCTGCGGCGGGACAA from Candidatus Methanomassiliicoccus intestinalis Issoire-Mx1 encodes:
- the amrB gene encoding AmmeMemoRadiSam system protein B codes for the protein MRYPAVAGSFYPKNIDDLKSEIENSFKSKFGPGYIPALDPKGPRAIKAAVNPHAGYFYSGPVAAHTFAAMAKDGFPETFVILGPNHHALGPLVATTDQDFLMPMGKVEVDTEILDRIGSAVPKSHDAHRLEHSIEVQLPFIQYFCPEAKIVPIVMIDQTYETAINLAEILSDACRGKDVVFLASSDFSHYVPPDVAEAQDRKVIDRILSMNVPEVIDTVQRYKITMCGYGPVMTAMLASGSQSAGLLAYGTSGDACEMKDVVGYASIIMT